The Ipomoea triloba cultivar NCNSP0323 chromosome 14, ASM357664v1 region TAAaccttataaataaataaataaataatactaatttaattaataaaaataagtttttttatgCATATGGTAATGGTATTCCTCTAAATTAAAGtgattaaaaaattcatttattAAGAATTGATTTTcaatcataatttttaaaaaatttcaccaTATTTTAGaagttaaaattttgaaatttcaccACATTTATAATTAACTCcactaattaactttttttttttttttgggtgaaactGCCCTGCTGAACGCAGGTATTAACTGAATGTTCTGAATGCATTATTGTAATCAATCATAGGAATAAATTAAGACTTATACcttcaataattatttaaaaaaaaaattgtttgtttttaaaatttgaaacgTGTACATGAACAATGAAATTGTGTTGACAGAATCGTCCGAGCCTTATCCTGAGCGGACACCAACATCGCCGTGGAAGAACGTTGTCGACATCTCACCTGATTTTTGTCCCTACTACTGTCTGCTATTCAGTGGAAGTCCCAATTAGAACATGCCACTTGTCAGCTCACCTATCCCAACCCCCTTCACTATTTGGTCTACACACTTTATTATTGGGCATGCATTATATGTTCTAAGAAATTTGCAGTCAAATTGCTCAAATAATCGGTAACTACAAAGTTCcaagtttaattttaaaaaaattacattttatatctTTCAGTTATATTCATAGTATAGATTTAATTCATGAATTATATGTGTGTGACCATCTTTTAACCCCTAAGTTATGTATTAAGTGACGATTTTAGTCATTGAATGATCAAATCAATCACTTTATTAAGTGGGAAATTTGTGGTAGAAATAGTACCCGAGAGACTAAAATCACCCCTTCATGCATAACTTAGGGGTTAAAAATAGTCACGCATATAGCTCAGGTACCAAGATTGTACTTCAGGTATAACTAAAAgatcaaaattacaatttttcctagaGAGAGTTGTTAATTATAAAAACTTAAAGTTGATTTATCACTTTATAATCATTTGCATATTAGAGTCACAAGGTGAAGTACCCGGCCACAAGCCATATGTCCTAGCACACATCTATATCTAAAATTAAAGCAAGAGTAGGGTGTAGTTCATCTGTTCCACCGAAAGCTCCTATCTCTCAACAAATATCACTTGGGTGAGCAGTTATGCTTCGTCATAAAATAGATTGATTGATCCAATCCTCGTTCTTTTCTAGTATACCAGCCCTATATCTCTTACATACAAAGAAAGACAAGGCGAGAAAGAAGTAACCATAAGCCGATAccgtttacctccttgtgacgCTTTATCAACTAGAGTCACAAAGTGAGCTCCACCTAAAAAAAGGGCACTGCTGAAGTCACACATACGATCCCTCGaataatttacctttttgaCATTGTACAAACAGTAAAACCCTAATTAAACATCCTGGTACCACATAATGATATACATACTTAATAAGAACCTTGGTCTTAtcatatatgattatatatctTATTCATGAACCATAATTCACACCACCCcaccaaacactttaatttggTGGGTACGTACAGTATGTGTCATAGCTATATGTATATTATCTTGGAGCTAATAAAGCCAAACTCCATAATCAAGAATTGGTCTTTAATGAGCCCATCCATTCAGTCATAATCACAGACCACATGCTTGCCGGCCACATATGATTGCCGGCGGGGACAATCCAGTTTCCAGTCATTTCTTtacagatcagatcagatcatcACTCCGTTGTTGCAGACGGACGCCAACTCGCTTTCGCCGGTCCACGGAAATATTGTGGCGTCGCCGTCGCGAGAATGACGCGTGTCGTGGCCCATGGCTAAAGGCTCAATATGGAGTCAAAGTCGCACGTGAAGGCTGTTGCGTTAAAGCGCGGCATGAGAATGGCTTCCGAGCCTTATCTACTATGCCCAACCCCCCCTCATATGGGGGCATATATATCAATAACCACtatgatggattttaataactCATGTGGCCCGAATTACCAAACTTGATTATGTAAGGGATAACTAGATATAAGAGATATGTAATAATTGGAAaattaaggtatatatatatcacagaTAAGAGATAAAGTTATTACAATTCTGAGAACCgtgtaataacaagacaagtATGTTCTTAGGACAAGATAGATGGGTAGGCTTTCCCTCAACAAGACACAATGGGGtgattttatattctaaattgACCCTAACTACCCCAGAGAATATGGTGAGGAGTTACAACTGCCTTGGACCGCAAAAAACGCCGCAAGACTCGAACCAAAGTGAAGACCCTTCACTTGGCCAAACACTGGGCTCGACCGAGTGCCGACCTCGACCTACCTCGGCTGAGGAGGCCGACCTTGGCCAAGATGACGGACCACGGCCGAGGTAGCCCACCACGTGGGCAACCTCGGCTGAGGAGGTCGACCTTGGTTGAGACGGCGAACCTCGGCCAAGGTGGTCCACCACGTGGCTAAGCGCTGAGCTCGGCCGTACGGCCGACCTCATGGCCAAGCCAGGGTCAGTTGGGCTCAATTCCAGGTACCCTCTGGTGCTTCAAACTTGATTCGTTTCATGTTGTCCCTCTCTGGGTCTATTTGTAATTATTCCATCACACTACTTATAGAAATGTGGGTTTCATGATGCACCTAGAATCACTTATTGGTGAATGTACAATCAGACATTACAAGTTCTAATTCACATGTCCGAACGAGAAGAGGTCTACTAATTTGTCACgtttcacaaatttgattcttgattttttttttctttaagtgAGCGGAGAGGATTTTATATCTTTCGATTATCAATatgtcaaatatatatacacactattatagaaaatgaaaatgtgtaTTCTTAAATAGTAAAACTCTATTATTAGAATGTGTCACATACTCACATTAGGTGGGAGTAAAAAGCCAACATGaatattcattaatataaaaGCTCTATtcttatattttatactttataatATGAACCATAATTCACTTTGTCTGTTGGAGTGTTTGTAGTTCATAACAACTATGAATGCCAAATCACCCTAACGTACCTTGGAATCACCAACCAAAATCCGGTCTTCCGGTCTTCTCTTACCTTCTTCTCCGTTCAATTCTCCGTCGTCGCCTCTCTACAGCAACTCGCCGCCGGGCATATATTCCATCCAACGCAACACAAACTTCTTTGGTTGGCTGGCTGGCCGGCTTGCCGGAAAGggcaaaacaaatatatatcttttgtggCTTTATGGATCCGCCATTGATCATTTGGGACGTTTAGGAGCCATCATACCATTctggaatatatataattttttgcaTTATATCTCTCCATCATCTTCCCCTATGTTGTTTTCTTTCCTGGTCTTAAattccatgcatgcatgcatgcattttttttaggtCAGTTTTAGGTAGCATTATTTGCAGGCAGATATGGCGGGTTCCGAGGATATTGTCCTTTCTGCAACGATCAACCTTCTATCTGCATTTGCATTCCTAGTGGCCTTCGCAATTCTGCGACTTCAACCCTTCAACGATAGGGTGTACTTCCCAAAATGGTATTTGAAGGGCATACGCGCCAGCCCAAGAAGCTCTGGGCCTATTGTGAAGAAATTTGTGAATCTGGATTGCAACACCTACATAAGGTTCTTGAACTGGATGCCTGCAGCTCTCAAAATGCCACAGCCTGAGCTTATAGAACATGCAGGCCTTGATTCTGCGGTGTACATAAGGATTTATCTTCTTGGGTGAGTTGTTgaatggcctgtttggtaaatgattgttaGCCGATAGCTGTTAGccgttagctgattgggttataaggtataactagttgataacattagctgactatagaaagatgtttggtaaattagttgttagctgattgggttagaaggtatagttagttgataacattagttgattgtataatggtgtttggtaaattagttgttagctgattggattatagggtataactagttgattagctgttagctgattgggttagagcgtacaactagttgataacattagcctgtagaaagatgtttggtaagttagttgttaactgatagttgtttggtataatatcttttctcaaaaaactaattgaaataGTTGCTTTgaacagctttttgaattttagcattttggagttaaaaaagctgattaactaaatatttatattaattttttaaccaagtcaaacaactaatagtggtcaaataagacaaaattaattgataagctaactattttaccgaACAGGACCAATATAATCCCAATTTCTGGAGTTTTAAGTTGTCATCTCATCTGGAAACTACTGTACTGTTGTTGCAGACTGAAGATATTTCTTCCCATCACAGTTCTTGCTTTAACTATCTTGGTACCTGTTAATTGCACCGGGAAATCGCTGGATAGGCACAAGGACTTGACATATAGTGCTATTGATAAGCTTTCAATCTCAAATGTTGATGCTGGATCACCAAGGTAAGTATTCAAGTCGGTTTAGTTGTTACTTTGATAATTACAAGGTTTCAAGTCGTCTTTCTAGTTTGAGTCAGTTAGCGAAATTGATTTACCTCTTTATGTTTCTTTGACAGCTAACATCACAAGGCTGACACCGGCCAATTATGAACAatctaagctggtttacctctttgtgacCATTTGTCGGTTAAAGTCACAAGGTTGGGTCTAACCCTAACCGGCTATGGATAATCTAAGTTAGTTTAACTCCTTAGGGTCCTTTACTAGATAGGATCATAAGGGTAGAGCCAGTCAATTATGGACAACCTAATCAGGTTTACTTCCTTGCAGTTCTTTGCCAATTAGAGCCACAAGTCTAGGACCGGCCTGTCAACTAGAATCACAAGACAGGAGTCAGCCATTGATAACAATCTAATAACTTGGTTTATCTGCTTGTAGTCCTTTACCATTTACCGTTTAGGGTCACAAGGCTAAGTTTCCTCGTCATCAAAGATTGTTTAATTAGGGTGTTCATCCACTGTTATTGACCCTACAGTTGGCTAGTATCTTGCAGGTTATGGGCACACATAGGAATGGCTTATGTGGTCACATTTTGGACCTTATATGCTCTCTACAAAGAGTACCAAATTATATCCACCTTAAGGCTGCAATTCTTGGCATCTTCAGAGCGTCGTCCTGATCAGTTCACTGTGGGTGCATATATATGTTCATCATCATATCAATTCATCTTTTGCTTATGATTACAACCTAACCCTAACCTCATTCCCTTTTTAAGGTTCTTGTGAGAAGTGTCCCTGCAGACCCTGATGAATCCATTAGTGATCATGTTGAACACTTCTTCTGTGTAAACCATCCAGAACGTTACCTTCTGCACCAGGTTTAATTTGTTGATCTCCAATTAGCTACCTAGACTGCTGTTTTTCATCAGTTCTAAAAAACAATGTTTGTTTTTATGATGGCCTTAAAGTTGTGAAAGTTTTAGGTTGTGTACAATGCAAACAACCTGGCAAAattgatggagaagaagaagaatctgaCAAATTGGCTTGCTTACTACCAGACAAAGTATGAGAGAAATCCTAGCAACAAGCCAAGAACAAAGGTACTCATTTTTGAGCATAAATGTGATGATCTTTTTGGGGGGAGGCTGGTGAAGGGACAAGTTCAGAAATTGGTGGCTAGGGGTTGTTGGGCGGAGGTTTGAAGGGCTAAATCTAACACCTCGCCTCTCCAAAATATGGCGGGTATAAGAAAATATGTCTTCGTTAcgagttataacttttggcatagtgaTAAGCGTTTGATCTTAACAAGTGGTATAAGAGCCAAGTCACGGGTTGGCAGGTGCTAAGAGGTGGGAAGGGGGATTGATTGGCGAAGGCTGGTAGCTaaagggattgttgggcggaggcctgaagggtcaagtccagcactctgcctctcgaaaatatgACAGGTATAAAGAAATACGTTTTCACTacgagctataacttttggcatagtgataaacatttgatcctaacaagtagTACAAGAGTCAAGTCACGGGTTGGCGGATGCTAGGAGTGGGGATTGATTGGCGAAGACTAGTAGCTaaagggattgttgggcggaggcctgaaGGGTCTAGTCCAGTACTCTGCCTTTTGAAAATATGGTagatataaggaaataaagttgcttCTGTGCTCAAATTATAGATTTTGACGTAATGGTATGCATTTGATCCTAACCATCTCTGTGGTATAATTCAAAGTCTCATGTTCAGTCATGTATAGACAGGACCTTGGGGCCTTGTGGGAACAACAGTGGATGCCATTGACTACTATACTGCTGAGATACAGAAGTTCAGTGAAGAGGTAATTAAATTCATTCACTCCCTCTGGCTATGAGTTATGATCTGTGTTTTTGCTGCTATCATAGATGACAGATTCATGTAGGAAGAGGCAGAAAGAGATAAAGTTCTGAACGATCCAAAGGCGATAGTTCCTGCAGCATTCGTCTCATTTTCATCGCGGTGGGGAGCAGCGGTCTGTGCTCAAACAGAACAATCGAGCAATCCCACCATTTGGCTGACACAATGGGCACCAGAACCGCGTGATGTCTACTGGGATAATCTGTCCATTCCTTACGTCGAACTCAACATCAGACGCCTGTTAATGGGCGTCGCTTTGTTCTTCCTCACCTTCTTCTTTATGATCCCCATCGCCTTCATTCAATCCCTCGCGAGCATTGATGGCATTGAGAAGGTCTTCCCTTTCTTGAAGAAGCTGATAGAGGTGTAAGTGACTAAATGAGTTCCTGCTTCATAGATGTGGCTTCTCAAACGAGAGGTTTTAGGTTTGAACCCCAGTGTgggggtattgactctttgtgcttcaataggttgagaaagtatgtatgaacagatactgcattgtaacagagtcaatagtactcaaaaaaaatgagTTCCTGCTTCAGAAATTCTAGTGAGTCTTGGAGTTTTTGTTCACTGAATTTATGTCGCAGGGATGTTATCGAGGCGTTCATTCAGGGGTTTCTCCCCGGAATTGCGTTGAAGATATTTCTGATTCTGCTCCCCTCAGTTCTGATGACCATGTCGAAAATAGAAGGCCATATAGCGCTGTCGGCCCTGGAGAGAACATCAGCTGCAAAGTATCATTTGTTTCTGTTCGTCAATGTATTCCTTGGAAGTATCATCACGGGAGCAGCATTCGAGCAGCTCCAGAAATTTATGCATCAGGCGCCCACCGAGTATgttccttctctctctctctctctctctttgagcatataatatataaacataaatgtgcaatccagcTATCAggttaggcttttagttgagatggagcacatgtttcaattcAGAAAAACACAGCCTGCAATGATCATGCTATGAAATGAAATTCTCTATTGTTTAACTTGCAGGATTCCGAGAACTATCGGGGTAGCCATTCCGATCAAGGCTACCTTCTTTATTACCTATATAATGGTTGATGGTTGGTCTGCCATTGCGGCAGAGATTCTTAGATTGTCTCCACTGATCATGTTTCACCTCAAGAACAGCTTTTTGGTGAAGACCGACCTGGACAGAGAGCAAGCGATGGATCCTGGTTCTATAACTTTCGCGGTATCAGAGCCTCGTATACAGCTCTATTTCCTGCTCGGACTTGTGTATTCTGTAGTCACTCCTGTGCTCCTCCCATTCATCATTGTTTTCTTTGCCTTTGCGTATCTCGTTTTTCGCCATCAGGTATGCTTGCTTGCTTGCTATCGCTTTCTGAAGCGACGAATTGATAGTTTCTGCAGGGAGAGGGGACTAATTGATAGTTTCTGTTGCAAGATCATCAATGTGTATGATCAGAAGTACGAGAGCGCTGCAGCTTTTTGGCCAGATGTGCATCGTCGGATCATCATTGGGTTGATAACCTCCCAGGTTCTGCTGATGGGGCTGATAAACACGAAAGAAATTCCCAGATCGACGCCTGTCATCCTGGTTCTCCCGATTATGACAATCTGGTTCAATCATTTCTGCAAGGGGAGATTCGAGTCTGCATTTGTCAAGTTCCCGTTGCAGGTCAGTAACGTGTAGTCTCACTATCAGCTTAAATTTTCTTCAGTTAGACCGCCTTTTTTGTCTGTAAAATCCACTGCCTGTACTACAGCTGCTACACTGCATCTGCAGGAAGCAATGGTGAGGGACACGTTAGAACGGGCAACAGAACCGAACCTGAACCTGAAAGTTTACCTGCAAGATGCATATGTTCATCCCGTCTTTAGGGGGGGCGAGCCGTTATCGCTCGATGTGGAGATGAACAGCCCGCTGGTTACCACCAAGAGAAGTTCGCGCAAAAGTAGTAACATAGGGTCTCACTACAGCGCTCCGGGTCGCATCTGATTGGATCAAAGCATACATTCTCCATGACTCCTCAACTTGCAGCTTTGATTCTTCTTGGGTGAGAGCTGTGAGTGTCATTCTGCAAAATGTTTCAGAAGTTGCAGATGCATCACTACTGAAACAGGAAGAAGAAACCATCTAATTTGAGGCTGATTAGCATGTCACCAACATGCCACAAGCATATAGCTTTGCCACATTTGAACTTGTTTGTTTCTTTAGTATCCCTATCACTATGAGACTAATCTAATCCAAAATGCACTGACAAGTGTGAAATGTGACTCTTACTCTTACTCGAGAGCCAAGACATAATAAAAAATGCTATCTAATATCCCTATTACTATGTAACTAATCCAATCTAAATTGTGCTGACAAGTTTGAAGTGCAACTGTTACTCTTATTCAAGAGTCAAGACACACAAGGAAAAATGATGACCCATAACTAACTCTTTAACATGATGCAAAAAATTGATGTAAAACATTTTATCACGTGACACACGTAGAACTGTTTAACATTACGCACACGTACAAAAATCAATCATATAAACTGAAACAAAGTGTAGGAACTATTGCTAGTTTCACTATTTTCCTAGAGGAAATTGGGGGATTATATAAGGAATAAAGATTGAGACAAGATTGCAAGAAGGTGAAACTGTTGGTTACAGAGATGGAATATACACAATAGTCAACAGTCCATGATAACAGTAAAAAGCTACTAAAACAATTCAAGTCAGTAGCCTGTAATTAACAAAAAGAACTTCCTAAAATG contains the following coding sequences:
- the LOC116004867 gene encoding CSC1-like protein At4g02900 is translated as MAGSEDIVLSATINLLSAFAFLVAFAILRLQPFNDRVYFPKWYLKGIRASPRSSGPIVKKFVNLDCNTYIRFLNWMPAALKMPQPELIEHAGLDSAVYIRIYLLGLKIFLPITVLALTILVPVNCTGKSLDRHKDLTYSAIDKLSISNVDAGSPRLWAHIGMAYVVTFWTLYALYKEYQIISTLRLQFLASSERRPDQFTVLVRSVPADPDESISDHVEHFFCVNHPERYLLHQVVYNANNLAKLMEKKKNLTNWLAYYQTKYERNPSNKPRTKTGPWGLVGTTVDAIDYYTAEIQKFSEEEEAERDKVLNDPKAIVPAAFVSFSSRWGAAVCAQTEQSSNPTIWLTQWAPEPRDVYWDNLSIPYVELNIRRLLMGVALFFLTFFFMIPIAFIQSLASIDGIEKVFPFLKKLIEVDVIEAFIQGFLPGIALKIFLILLPSVLMTMSKIEGHIALSALERTSAAKYHLFLFVNVFLGSIITGAAFEQLQKFMHQAPTEIPRTIGVAIPIKATFFITYIMVDGWSAIAAEILRLSPLIMFHLKNSFLVKTDLDREQAMDPGSITFAVSEPRIQLYFLLGLVYSVVTPVLLPFIIVFFAFAYLVFRHQKYESAAAFWPDVHRRIIIGLITSQVLLMGLINTKEIPRSTPVILVLPIMTIWFNHFCKGRFESAFVKFPLQEAMVRDTLERATEPNLNLKVYLQDAYVHPVFRGGEPLSLDVEMNSPLVTTKRSSRKSSNIGSHYSAPGRI